A single genomic interval of Candidatus Neomarinimicrobiota bacterium harbors:
- the gap gene encoding type I glyceraldehyde-3-phosphate dehydrogenase, with amino-acid sequence MSVKVGINGFGRIGRLVFREMLNRDDFEVLGINDLTDAKTLAHLLKYDSVHKKFQGTVEAKEDSIVVNGKEIKIYAEKDPANLPWKELGVEYIVESTGVFRKRDLIAKHLEAGAKKVILTVPAKDKIDNMVVLGVNDDSLRPDDKIVSNASCTTNCLAPVAKVLNDEFGIVKGLMTTVHSYTNDQQILDLPHKDLRRGRAAAMSIIPTTTGAAKAVGKVIPDLDGKLDGMALRVPTPDGSLVDLTVELKKEVTIEEVNAAMKKASEGSMKGILEYTEDPIVSVDVIGNSHSSIFDAKSTMMAGNMVKVLSWYDNEWGYSVRVVDLLEKMAKI; translated from the coding sequence ATGAGCGTAAAAGTAGGTATCAATGGTTTTGGTCGAATCGGAAGACTGGTATTTCGTGAAATGCTGAATCGTGATGATTTTGAAGTGCTGGGTATTAACGATTTGACAGATGCCAAAACACTGGCTCATCTGCTGAAATATGATTCGGTTCATAAGAAATTCCAGGGGACTGTTGAAGCCAAAGAGGATTCAATTGTCGTTAATGGAAAAGAGATTAAGATTTATGCTGAAAAAGATCCGGCCAATCTTCCCTGGAAAGAGCTGGGTGTGGAATATATCGTTGAATCTACTGGTGTTTTCCGCAAAAGAGATCTGATTGCCAAGCATCTTGAAGCCGGTGCAAAGAAGGTGATCCTTACAGTCCCGGCTAAAGATAAGATTGACAACATGGTTGTTTTGGGTGTGAATGACGATTCTTTACGTCCCGATGATAAGATCGTGTCCAATGCTTCCTGTACAACCAACTGTCTGGCACCTGTTGCCAAGGTTCTGAATGATGAGTTCGGAATCGTTAAAGGATTAATGACCACGGTCCACAGTTATACAAATGACCAGCAGATCCTGGATCTTCCCCATAAGGATCTTCGCCGGGGCAGAGCTGCCGCAATGTCTATCATTCCCACAACAACCGGTGCGGCAAAAGCCGTGGGCAAGGTAATTCCCGATCTGGATGGGAAACTGGATGGTATGGCCCTTCGGGTACCTACACCGGACGGTTCTCTGGTGGATTTAACTGTGGAACTGAAAAAAGAAGTCACGATTGAAGAAGTGAACGCAGCAATGAAAAAGGCTTCAGAAGGTTCCATGAAGGGCATTTTGGAATATACGGAAGATCCCATTGTTTCTGTAGATGTGATTGGAAATTCCCACTCATCCATTTTTGATGCCAAATCAACCATGATGGCTGGCAATATGGTGAAAGTCCTGTCCTGGTATGATAATGAATGGGGATACAGCGTCCGCGTTGTTGACCTGCTTGAAAAAATGGCAAAAATATAA
- a CDS encoding ferredoxin--NADP reductase → MKTEYNAVVDQKINISPSLMILRVVPVGWELSPFTPGQFTILALPGKAPCIPEAEPPENDNPDAWIRRPYSASSSADQEQYIEFYIRLVYSGELTPRLFALKTGDKLYMFPKLRGMLTLDTVDDDKNILFIATGTGLAPYMSMIRSDAPCNKRKIAVIHGALNSGDLGFRAELEHLERLCENFSYVPVISHQDREKIPWNGRTGFVQDIWNEGIVDDLWHSEITPVNTAVFLCGHPKMITQMVELLGESSFKPYDRKKGGSIFYEDW, encoded by the coding sequence ATGAAAACGGAATATAATGCCGTTGTCGACCAGAAAATCAATATATCCCCTTCTCTGATGATTCTGCGGGTTGTTCCCGTAGGGTGGGAGTTGTCCCCTTTTACGCCCGGCCAGTTTACCATACTGGCCCTGCCCGGTAAAGCCCCCTGTATCCCCGAAGCCGAACCACCTGAAAATGATAACCCCGATGCGTGGATCCGTAGACCCTATTCAGCATCCTCCAGTGCAGATCAAGAGCAATATATTGAATTCTATATTCGCCTGGTTTATTCCGGTGAACTGACACCTCGACTTTTTGCTCTGAAAACAGGAGATAAACTCTATATGTTCCCCAAGCTCCGGGGAATGCTCACACTGGATACGGTAGATGACGATAAAAATATACTCTTTATCGCCACTGGAACCGGTCTGGCTCCCTACATGAGCATGATTCGTTCAGACGCACCCTGTAACAAACGAAAAATCGCGGTAATTCACGGAGCCCTGAATTCCGGAGATTTGGGATTCCGTGCCGAACTGGAACATTTGGAACGCCTGTGTGAAAATTTTTCCTATGTACCCGTCATAAGTCACCAGGATCGTGAAAAAATCCCCTGGAACGGCAGAACCGGTTTTGTTCAGGATATTTGGAATGAAGGTATAGTTGATGATCTGTGGCATTCTGAAATTACTCCGGTGAATACAGCTGTTTTTCTTTGCGGCCATCCGAAAATGATTACTCAGATGGTGGAACTCCTGGGAGAAAGCAGTTTTAAACCCTATGACCGAAAGAAGGGGGGAAGTATATTTTATGAAGACTGGTAG
- a CDS encoding glycogen synthase, producing the protein MKIVMASAEAVPFIKVGGLADVVGGLLRHLPLYDNEICLFLPFYSRIDKMQFPSEQVLQDQDLRIHLGNDVIPFTLYKYVLPDTPSTIVYLVNCPRYFNRDGIYSHPNNVPFEDEGEMWMFFQLAVICSVESLELYPDIVHVHDYHTALIPALIRTNFKMSPYFSYSKCVLTLHNFLFQGVYDASVLFKGGISENAFYALSPFEFYGKTNFVKTGMEFSDVINTVSPKYTKELLENPEYSYGLFDVLQAVSYKFKGILNGADYSYWNPETDTLIYKNYTVETLEDKAVNREGLLKRVGMEADDKTMICGMVARMTEQKGFKLLLECWEEIKKRPVKLIILASGDKELQKLWESLARKDYDRLYLNTSFNEELSHKIQAGVDLFLMPSTFEPCGLSQIYSLKYGTPPLAHRTGGLADTIIDTSGLQTGFLFESYHCQAFLRTLDRAYQTFLNKEEWVCIQKSGMSMDFSWEKAAQNYIKMYQGLMRF; encoded by the coding sequence TTGAAAATTGTAATGGCCAGTGCAGAAGCCGTTCCATTTATCAAAGTCGGAGGTTTGGCGGATGTGGTCGGGGGGTTATTACGTCATTTACCTCTCTATGACAATGAAATTTGTCTTTTCCTTCCTTTTTACAGCCGTATCGATAAAATGCAATTCCCCTCCGAACAGGTTTTACAGGATCAGGATCTCCGGATTCACCTTGGGAATGATGTTATCCCTTTTACTCTTTATAAATACGTTCTTCCAGATACTCCCTCTACAATAGTCTATTTAGTGAACTGTCCCCGATATTTCAACCGGGACGGTATTTATTCCCACCCCAACAATGTTCCCTTTGAAGATGAAGGGGAAATGTGGATGTTTTTTCAGCTGGCAGTCATTTGTTCCGTCGAAAGCCTTGAACTTTATCCCGATATTGTTCATGTCCACGATTATCATACGGCCCTGATCCCTGCCCTGATACGTACCAATTTTAAAATGTCACCTTATTTCAGCTATTCAAAATGCGTCCTGACACTCCATAATTTTCTGTTTCAGGGCGTTTACGACGCATCGGTCCTGTTTAAAGGCGGCATCAGCGAAAATGCTTTCTATGCACTGAGTCCCTTTGAGTTTTACGGGAAAACGAATTTTGTCAAAACCGGGATGGAATTTTCGGATGTGATTAATACGGTAAGCCCAAAATACACAAAGGAACTACTGGAAAATCCCGAGTATTCGTATGGACTCTTTGATGTCCTTCAGGCAGTAAGCTATAAATTTAAAGGTATCCTGAACGGGGCTGACTACAGCTACTGGAATCCTGAGACCGATACTCTGATTTATAAAAATTACACGGTTGAAACCCTTGAGGATAAAGCTGTCAACCGGGAAGGGCTTTTGAAACGGGTGGGAATGGAAGCAGATGATAAAACCATGATTTGCGGCATGGTGGCCCGGATGACAGAACAAAAGGGGTTTAAACTTTTACTGGAGTGTTGGGAAGAGATAAAAAAGCGCCCTGTGAAACTGATTATTCTTGCCAGCGGTGATAAAGAATTACAGAAACTGTGGGAATCTCTGGCCAGGAAGGATTACGATCGCCTTTACCTGAATACCTCCTTCAACGAGGAACTGTCACATAAAATCCAGGCCGGTGTGGATTTGTTTCTCATGCCGTCCACATTTGAGCCCTGCGGGTTAAGCCAGATATATTCTTTGAAATATGGTACACCACCTTTAGCCCACAGGACCGGTGGATTGGCTGACACTATCATCGACACTTCTGGTCTGCAAACCGGTTTTCTCTTTGAGTCCTACCATTGTCAGGCATTTTTAAGAACACTGGACAGAGCATATCAGACCTTTTTGAATAAAGAAGAGTGGGTCTGCATTCAGAAATCCGGAATGTCCATGGATTTTTCATGGGAAAAAGCAGCACAAAATTATATTAAAATGTATCAAGGCCTCATGAGGTTTTAA
- a CDS encoding DUF1926 domain-containing protein, giving the protein MTKNIQFIFGVHNHQPVGNFDSVFEEACEKSYYPFLKVLEKHPRVAVSLHYSGSLLEWLMKRKPEFINMMKKLVRRGNVELISGGFYEPVLTAIPEKDRIGQIVKQNQFIRNHFGYEPRGLWLTERVWEPHLAGCIEQSGLNYTFIDEFNFMSTGIYEKPLKGYYNTEEDGHTLGIFPISYQLRSMIPWAEPEDVIDYLKSLLTDNSQDVVTVMDDGEKLGLHAGSYERVYEKGWLDCLMTLLEETPFITTKTVKEYWKSFPPRGLIYLPSCSYFDLGRQSLNCQVRKDFEKVLKTLEEIKIDNLARPFVKGGVWRNSLTKYPESNWLQKRMQQVSRKYYLLSTKYKRNDCLRKIREDLWKSMCNNGYWYNISGGIYLPHLRTALWTYLIRAEKEIDKRLYNQENNSFLREESDIDRNGFVEVSLSSRNLNAVFSAKYAGALVEFDYRPMNYNICNTIARYKEYDCHTDDHDVYDTYPRHSLVERYFDFEINPRGLMNNAYEEASDFLNEPVDLRKDADSDTVIFARKGWINWQRCSLKKSIQMNENGFQTNYNISNIGFADNSFLFGPEFNLALNVGTPEDRFLEVNKKLQNIGLEDILDENGIQSLRIVNKAIGIEVRFIFDSPIRLMTYPVYSMLQKPSGKEKIFQSTTILPLWNVRIEPGKTQKLSFSFSVNNL; this is encoded by the coding sequence ATGACAAAAAATATTCAGTTCATTTTCGGCGTACACAATCATCAGCCTGTCGGTAATTTCGATTCGGTTTTTGAAGAAGCCTGTGAAAAGAGTTATTATCCCTTTTTAAAAGTTCTGGAAAAACATCCCCGTGTTGCCGTTTCACTCCATTACAGCGGTTCCTTGCTGGAATGGTTGATGAAACGAAAACCGGAATTTATTAATATGATGAAAAAGCTGGTCCGAAGAGGGAATGTTGAACTGATCTCAGGTGGTTTTTATGAACCGGTTTTAACAGCAATTCCCGAAAAAGACCGTATCGGCCAGATTGTCAAACAAAACCAGTTCATCCGGAACCATTTTGGGTATGAACCGCGCGGACTCTGGCTGACAGAACGGGTCTGGGAACCCCATTTGGCCGGGTGTATCGAACAATCGGGACTGAATTATACTTTTATTGATGAATTCAATTTTATGTCTACCGGCATATATGAAAAACCACTGAAAGGGTACTACAATACGGAAGAGGATGGTCATACCCTGGGAATATTTCCCATTTCCTATCAACTTCGTTCCATGATCCCCTGGGCCGAACCGGAAGACGTTATTGATTATCTGAAATCCCTGCTGACGGACAATTCCCAGGATGTCGTAACGGTCATGGATGACGGAGAAAAATTGGGACTCCATGCCGGATCTTATGAGCGGGTTTATGAAAAGGGCTGGCTGGATTGTTTGATGACTTTGCTGGAAGAAACACCGTTCATCACGACAAAGACCGTGAAAGAGTACTGGAAATCCTTTCCACCCAGGGGACTCATTTATTTACCCTCCTGCAGTTATTTTGACCTGGGACGGCAGTCCTTGAATTGTCAGGTCCGTAAGGACTTTGAAAAGGTCCTGAAAACCCTTGAGGAAATTAAGATTGATAATCTGGCCCGTCCTTTTGTAAAGGGTGGTGTCTGGCGGAATTCCCTGACAAAATATCCCGAATCCAACTGGCTTCAGAAGCGCATGCAGCAGGTGAGCCGTAAATACTATCTGCTGTCCACTAAGTATAAACGGAATGACTGTCTTCGCAAGATTCGTGAAGACTTGTGGAAAAGTATGTGCAATAACGGGTATTGGTACAATATTTCAGGAGGAATATATCTGCCTCATTTGCGGACTGCTTTGTGGACCTATTTGATCCGGGCGGAGAAAGAAATTGATAAACGGCTGTACAATCAGGAGAATAATTCTTTTCTTCGGGAGGAATCGGATATTGACCGTAACGGATTTGTAGAAGTATCCCTTTCATCCCGAAATTTAAACGCTGTTTTCAGTGCCAAATATGCCGGAGCACTTGTGGAATTTGACTACAGGCCCATGAATTACAACATTTGCAATACAATTGCCCGCTATAAGGAGTATGATTGTCATACCGATGACCATGATGTCTATGATACCTATCCCCGGCACTCACTGGTTGAGCGGTATTTTGATTTTGAAATCAATCCCCGGGGACTCATGAACAATGCCTACGAGGAAGCCAGCGATTTCCTGAACGAACCAGTGGATTTGCGAAAGGATGCTGATTCCGATACGGTGATTTTTGCCCGTAAAGGATGGATCAACTGGCAACGCTGCAGCCTGAAAAAAAGTATTCAGATGAATGAAAACGGTTTTCAAACCAATTATAACATTTCAAATATTGGTTTTGCCGATAATTCTTTCCTCTTCGGTCCTGAATTCAATCTGGCACTGAATGTAGGAACTCCGGAAGACCGTTTCCTTGAAGTGAATAAAAAATTGCAGAATATAGGTCTTGAAGATATTCTCGACGAAAACGGCATTCAGTCTCTGAGAATTGTAAACAAGGCCATCGGTATTGAAGTCCGGTTTATTTTTGACAGCCCTATCCGTCTTATGACCTACCCGGTCTATTCCATGCTTCAGAAACCATCCGGCAAAGAAAAAATATTTCAGAGTACCACCATTCTGCCTCTCTGGAATGTTCGCATTGAACCGGGTAAAACACAAAAACTCTCATTTTCCTTTTCAGTTAATAATCTTTAA